Proteins co-encoded in one Flavobacteriaceae bacterium MAR_2009_75 genomic window:
- a CDS encoding type IV secretory system conjugative DNA transfer VirD4/TraG family protein yields MDDRKMAFSAMLISTALFLAIGFLDYYALMRYHGWGGNIAQITYESLGRFELLTRPFYSRLLLLMLVTGSVMLYNPKKKEGKSFGKGLAIYTLGCAFLVFSDAFAFETLQRIWGSLSMYFLGFLFSLSGAIHLFQVMNFTNPSKKDPFNEENETFLQMEERIETPYSVNIPYEYRYKKKIRKGWINFVNLFRALLIIGTPGSGKSFALIEEIIEQLINKLFTLLIYDFKFDTLSKITYNYWLRKKEQLKNNPEKLSLLPEFYVICFDNVEKSHRCNPINPYLLKSQTDASDAATIIMKNLNREWIKRNDFFSKSAISFVSGLIWYLKKKSEERGVNICTLPHVIILSTVNIEYLLHIMLVDIEVRSLMIPFKDALDREAVQQLAGQTASAQISLSMLANKEIFYIMTGNDFQLDLNNPKKPKILCIQNNPDRSEIYSAPIGLYINKILQVVNKPGGRPLGLVLDELPTLFIMGLRKIIDTGRSHYVATILGIQSITQLIADYGKELAEVIFDNCSNVFSGAAKGETARRMSEIFGKIHQEKQSKTISRNDTTTNISTAMLEILPKSKITGMSTGHFGGIVADTFESPIKNKLSYGLVRPNMESKKIQAKYDIPIIQNFKLENHDALVSEKMKSFRKLKFHNSLAEIDVNQVDYIDFYNSYLEGFAEKHYREQDDRETFIALVKELSLFDHLQTIDELINEGNLKPNLEDFVFDLVDRMFIQKEIDRVLNDNFTKVLHDIDELVRDEYYEITGENLESAIFDKNKIGDEVDEAINQEREVSYHYTQQLQTVDSTEKPTFDGNDTVEDARLFVNHNEDDNIYYSSYPVEEIQSQ; encoded by the coding sequence ATGGACGATCGAAAGATGGCTTTTTCCGCTATGCTCATTTCCACGGCATTATTCTTGGCCATTGGTTTTTTGGACTATTATGCTTTAATGCGTTATCATGGCTGGGGTGGCAACATCGCACAAATAACCTATGAGTCCCTTGGGCGATTTGAGTTATTGACACGGCCTTTCTATAGTAGGCTACTTCTTTTAATGCTAGTGACTGGTTCGGTAATGCTCTATAATCCCAAAAAGAAAGAGGGGAAGTCCTTCGGAAAAGGTCTAGCAATCTACACCTTGGGCTGTGCCTTTCTAGTATTTTCCGATGCATTTGCTTTTGAGACCTTACAGCGAATTTGGGGTTCCCTAAGCATGTATTTTCTCGGGTTTCTTTTTTCGCTTTCCGGTGCCATCCATTTATTTCAGGTTATGAATTTTACCAATCCCTCAAAGAAAGATCCGTTCAATGAAGAGAACGAAACGTTCTTGCAGATGGAAGAGCGTATCGAAACCCCGTATTCGGTCAATATTCCTTATGAGTATCGATACAAAAAGAAAATTAGAAAGGGCTGGATAAATTTTGTTAACCTATTTAGGGCCTTGTTGATTATCGGCACTCCCGGCAGCGGGAAATCATTTGCGCTGATCGAAGAAATCATAGAACAATTGATCAATAAACTGTTCACGTTGCTAATCTATGATTTCAAGTTCGACACATTGAGCAAGATTACCTACAATTATTGGTTGCGTAAAAAAGAGCAGCTTAAAAACAATCCTGAAAAACTGTCACTATTACCTGAATTCTACGTCATTTGCTTTGACAATGTAGAAAAATCACACCGCTGCAATCCGATCAATCCCTATTTATTGAAAAGCCAGACCGACGCATCGGATGCCGCGACCATTATTATGAAAAACCTCAACAGGGAATGGATCAAACGCAACGATTTTTTCTCAAAAAGTGCCATTAGCTTTGTCTCGGGACTCATTTGGTACTTGAAGAAAAAATCGGAAGAAAGGGGTGTCAATATTTGCACCTTGCCCCATGTCATTATATTGTCCACGGTAAACATAGAATACTTGTTGCACATTATGTTGGTGGACATCGAGGTTCGGAGTTTGATGATTCCATTTAAGGATGCTTTGGATCGGGAAGCTGTACAACAATTGGCCGGACAAACGGCGAGTGCACAAATTTCGCTTTCCATGTTGGCCAATAAGGAAATCTTTTACATTATGACGGGTAACGATTTCCAGTTGGATCTCAACAATCCTAAAAAACCAAAGATTCTATGCATCCAGAATAATCCCGACCGCTCGGAAATCTATTCTGCACCCATCGGCCTTTACATCAATAAAATTCTTCAAGTTGTAAACAAACCGGGTGGGCGACCTTTGGGCCTGGTTTTGGACGAACTGCCAACCTTATTCATTATGGGACTTCGAAAAATCATCGATACGGGTCGTTCACACTATGTGGCAACGATATTAGGCATACAGAGCATTACCCAATTGATTGCAGACTATGGTAAAGAGCTAGCGGAGGTCATTTTCGACAATTGCTCCAATGTTTTTAGTGGTGCCGCCAAAGGAGAAACCGCCCGACGAATGAGCGAGATTTTCGGGAAAATCCATCAGGAAAAACAGTCCAAGACCATTTCGCGGAACGATACTACAACGAACATCAGCACCGCAATGTTGGAAATTTTGCCCAAGAGCAAGATTACGGGCATGTCAACAGGACATTTCGGAGGAATCGTTGCAGATACCTTTGAAAGCCCAATAAAGAACAAACTTTCCTATGGACTTGTCAGACCGAATATGGAATCCAAGAAGATTCAGGCCAAGTATGATATTCCGATTATCCAAAATTTCAAATTAGAGAACCATGACGCACTCGTAAGTGAAAAAATGAAATCGTTTCGGAAATTAAAATTCCATAACAGCCTTGCCGAAATAGATGTCAATCAAGTGGACTATATTGATTTTTATAACAGCTACCTTGAGGGTTTTGCCGAAAAGCACTACCGAGAACAGGATGATAGGGAAACTTTCATCGCTTTGGTTAAGGAATTAAGTTTATTCGACCATTTACAAACTATCGATGAGCTTATAAATGAAGGGAATTTAAAACCTAATTTGGAGGACTTTGTATTTGATTTGGTAGATCGGATGTTCATCCAAAAGGAAATCGATAGGGTTTTGAACGATAATTTTACCAAAGTGTTACACGATATCGATGAATTGGTAAGAGACGAATATTATGAAATAACCGGCGAAAATCTTGAATCGGCTATTTTCGACAAGAATAAAATAGGCGATGAAGTCGACGAAGCTATAAATCAAGAACGAGAGGTTTCCTATCACTATACCCAACAGTTACAAACTGTCGATTCTACAGAAAAACCTACTTTTGATGGAAACGATACTGTTGAGGATGCGCGACTGTTCGTAAATCATAATGAGGATGACAATATTTATTATTCCTCCTATCCAGTAGAAGAAATACAGAGCCAATGA
- a CDS encoding helix-turn-helix protein, with protein sequence MNRIKEVLEEKGIKQVWLAERLGKSFNTVNGYVQNRTQPSLETLFEIAKILQIDAKELLVTTTNN encoded by the coding sequence ATGAACAGAATTAAAGAAGTTCTGGAAGAGAAAGGTATTAAACAAGTATGGCTTGCAGAGCGATTAGGCAAGAGTTTTAACACAGTTAATGGGTATGTGCAAAACCGTACACAACCCAGCTTAGAAACACTTTTTGAGATTGCTAAAATCTTACAGATAGATGCAAAAGAATTATTAGTTACAACTACCAACAATTAA
- a CDS encoding type I restriction enzyme R subunit, producing the protein MTKLFEDDIEQLLIEELEGLGYNYVYGPEIAHDGEFPERESYADVVLHNRLKEAILQLNPLIPEEARLDAFNQVIRISSPDLLVNNEIFHKMLTEGIKVLYRKDGASRGDIVWLVDFDDVEKNEFVVANQFTVIEDNHTKRPDVILFINGLPLVVIELKNAVDENATVKSAFKQLQTYKATIPSLFSYNSLCVISDGLEARSGSLSAGFSRFMSWKTKDGETVASHLDSEIEVLVQGQLNKKTLIDIIRYFIVFEKSKKEDLKTGITTIDTVKKVAAYHQYYAVNKAVESSKIAAAEDGDRKGGVVWHTQGSGKSLSMVFYTGKIVQALNNPTILVITDRNDLDDQLFDTFASATQLLRQRPVQANDRQHIKELLKVASGGVVFTTIQKFQPEEGNLYEKLTDRKNVIVVADEAHRTQYGFKAKTVDDTDENGNVIGKRIVYGFAKYMRDALPNATYLGFTGTPIEGTDVNTPAVFGSYVDIYDIAQAVDDGATVRIFYESRLAKVNLSEEGKRLVEQFDEDLANEELSETQKAKAKWTQLEALIGSENRVENIAQDIVNHFTERQNVFEGKGMIVGMSRRIAADLYHQITNIRPDWHNNDLDKGVIKVIMTAASSDGPKMARHHTTKEQRRALAERMKDPNDELKLVIVRDMWLTGFDAPSMHTLYIDKPMKGHNLMQAIARVNRVYKDKPGGLVVDYLGIASDLKKALAFYSDSGGKGDPTIAQEQAVNLMLEKIEVVSQMFLEKPARRYSKALQNLVNKSSAPYIGKDRGLLYEDYFTADTRTKLKIILIAEEHILSLEDGKKRFVNEVTALSKAFAIAIPHDEAMDVKEEVSFFQAVKARLSKFDIIGIGRTDEDLETAIRQVIDEALVSDKVIDVFDAAGIRKPDISILSEEFLMEIKGMQHQNIALETLKKLLSEEIKLRSKTNLIQSKSLMEMLENSIKKYQNKILTAAEVIQELIELAKQIKEADTRGDSLGLTEYELAFYDAISQNQSAKEVLGDEILKELAVYLVETVKNNATIDWTIKESVKAKLKVMVKRALRKFGYPPDQQKLATDTVLKQAELLANFWN; encoded by the coding sequence ATGACAAAACTATTCGAAGACGACATTGAGCAACTACTAATTGAGGAATTAGAAGGTTTAGGTTACAACTATGTCTATGGTCCAGAAATAGCACACGATGGAGAATTTCCCGAAAGAGAAAGCTATGCAGATGTAGTGTTACACAATCGATTAAAGGAAGCAATTCTACAACTCAATCCATTAATTCCTGAAGAAGCAAGACTAGATGCATTTAATCAGGTAATACGTATTAGCTCACCTGACCTTTTAGTAAACAATGAAATATTCCATAAAATGCTTACAGAAGGCATCAAAGTATTGTACAGAAAAGATGGTGCATCTCGTGGCGATATAGTTTGGTTAGTAGATTTTGATGATGTAGAAAAAAATGAGTTTGTAGTCGCAAATCAGTTTACCGTAATAGAAGATAATCATACAAAAAGACCAGATGTAATTCTGTTTATTAATGGACTGCCATTAGTAGTGATTGAGTTAAAAAATGCAGTAGATGAAAATGCAACCGTAAAATCAGCCTTCAAACAATTGCAAACTTATAAGGCAACTATCCCAAGTTTGTTTAGTTATAATAGTCTTTGTGTAATCTCAGATGGTTTAGAGGCCAGATCAGGTTCGTTATCAGCGGGTTTTTCTCGTTTTATGAGTTGGAAAACTAAAGATGGAGAAACAGTAGCATCACATTTAGATTCTGAAATAGAAGTTTTAGTGCAAGGACAGTTAAATAAAAAGACACTTATTGATATTATTAGGTATTTCATAGTATTTGAAAAATCTAAAAAAGAAGATTTGAAGACAGGCATCACCACTATTGATACGGTCAAAAAAGTGGCAGCTTATCATCAGTATTATGCAGTTAACAAAGCAGTAGAAAGTAGTAAAATAGCTGCTGCAGAAGATGGAGATAGAAAGGGTGGTGTTGTATGGCATACGCAAGGCTCTGGAAAATCGTTATCAATGGTTTTCTACACTGGTAAAATTGTCCAAGCCCTTAATAATCCGACCATATTGGTAATTACAGACAGAAATGATTTAGATGACCAGTTGTTTGACACATTTGCTTCAGCCACACAATTATTAAGACAAAGGCCAGTACAAGCAAATGATAGACAGCACATAAAAGAATTACTAAAAGTGGCATCTGGTGGGGTTGTTTTTACTACCATACAAAAATTTCAACCAGAAGAAGGTAATCTTTACGAAAAGCTAACAGACCGCAAAAATGTTATTGTAGTTGCAGATGAAGCACATAGAACGCAATATGGTTTTAAAGCAAAAACAGTAGATGATACAGATGAAAATGGCAATGTAATTGGGAAACGTATCGTATATGGTTTTGCAAAATATATGCGTGATGCTTTACCTAATGCAACCTATTTAGGATTTACTGGGACACCTATTGAAGGAACAGATGTAAACACGCCTGCGGTTTTTGGGAGCTATGTAGATATTTATGACATAGCACAAGCGGTAGATGATGGTGCGACCGTAAGAATATTTTACGAAAGTAGATTAGCTAAGGTCAATCTAAGTGAGGAAGGTAAAAGATTAGTAGAGCAATTTGATGAAGATTTAGCAAACGAAGAACTTAGTGAAACCCAAAAGGCAAAGGCAAAGTGGACACAATTAGAAGCCTTAATTGGCAGTGAAAATAGAGTTGAAAATATTGCTCAAGATATAGTTAATCATTTTACGGAACGTCAAAATGTATTTGAGGGAAAAGGAATGATAGTAGGGATGTCTCGTAGAATTGCTGCGGATCTCTATCATCAAATTACCAACATACGACCAGACTGGCATAATAATGATTTAGATAAAGGAGTAATAAAGGTTATTATGACAGCGGCATCATCTGATGGGCCAAAAATGGCGAGGCATCATACTACTAAGGAACAAAGAAGAGCCCTAGCTGAACGTATGAAAGACCCTAATGATGAACTTAAATTAGTTATTGTTAGAGATATGTGGTTAACAGGTTTTGACGCACCTTCAATGCACACTTTGTATATTGATAAACCTATGAAAGGTCATAATCTAATGCAGGCTATAGCACGAGTGAATAGAGTTTATAAAGATAAACCAGGTGGATTAGTGGTAGATTATTTAGGTATAGCATCAGACCTTAAAAAAGCCTTAGCATTTTACAGCGATAGCGGAGGTAAAGGAGACCCAACTATTGCACAAGAGCAAGCGGTTAACTTAATGTTGGAAAAAATAGAAGTCGTATCTCAAATGTTTTTAGAAAAGCCAGCAAGAAGATATTCCAAAGCATTACAAAATTTAGTAAATAAATCGTCAGCACCATACATTGGTAAAGATAGAGGTTTGCTTTATGAAGATTATTTTACGGCTGATACTAGGACAAAATTGAAAATAATCCTTATCGCAGAAGAACATATTTTGAGTTTAGAAGATGGTAAAAAACGATTTGTAAATGAAGTAACAGCTTTGTCTAAAGCATTTGCAATAGCAATACCTCACGATGAAGCTATGGACGTCAAGGAAGAAGTTTCATTTTTTCAAGCGGTTAAAGCAAGATTATCCAAATTTGACATAATAGGCATAGGTAGGACGGATGAAGATTTAGAAACGGCCATACGTCAGGTGATCGATGAAGCTTTAGTGTCGGACAAGGTAATAGACGTGTTTGATGCAGCAGGTATTAGAAAACCAGATATTTCTATACTTTCAGAGGAGTTTTTGATGGAAATAAAAGGGATGCAACATCAAAATATTGCATTAGAGACATTAAAAAAACTTTTAAGTGAGGAAATAAAACTAAGAAGTAAAACTAACTTGATTCAAAGTAAATCCTTAATGGAAATGCTTGAAAACTCGATAAAGAAATATCAAAATAAAATACTTACTGCTGCTGAGGTCATTCAAGAATTGATAGAATTAGCAAAGCAAATAAAAGAAGCTGATACGCGTGGAGATAGTTTAGGATTGACCGAATATGAATTGGCATTCTATGATGCCATTTCACAAAACCAAAGTGCAAAAGAAGTATTAGGGGATGAAATTTTGAAAGAATTAGCGGTGTACTTGGTAGAAACAGTTAAAAACAATGCAACTATAGATTGGACAATAAAAGAAAGTGTGAAGGCAAAATTAAAGGTAATGGTAAAACGTGCGCTTAGAAAATTCGGTTATCCACCAGACCAACAAAAGTTGGCAACAGATACCGTTCTAAAGCAAGCTGAACTATTAGCAAATTTCTGGAATTAA
- a CDS encoding histidine kinase/DNA gyrase B/HSP90-like ATPase codes for MAHFPIIIDFRKISGHGQIVDALSSSFNAKANDTVHFTINLNTYSMLYSDHLVLISSTVNHLRNEGVVVSGIFEDFRSVSGQVQYASRVNFFEQIGFIYNEGYIRRNPSGRFTEIKRFDDKNSLDVHQEIMKILIKDAINTEMLIVLDYCLWEVIDNTIRHSFSDGSLSNGNGYISCQYFENKKQIRIIIADNGQGIYKALTTHPNSKYKHFNEFQSVEHCIDKGVTNSTGMGFGLWATSTLIRENGGKLIIHSGNHTLEVDNNKTIVAGSKWHGAYTYIRVNTDIAVTYDKIFESDNQRNAFEERYEELLGNLNELW; via the coding sequence TTGGCGCATTTTCCAATAATAATTGATTTCAGGAAAATATCAGGGCATGGCCAAATCGTTGATGCACTATCAAGTTCCTTTAATGCGAAAGCTAATGATACTGTACATTTTACCATCAATCTGAATACATATTCTATGTTATATTCAGACCATTTGGTATTGATAAGTTCTACAGTAAATCATCTACGAAATGAAGGTGTCGTGGTATCAGGCATTTTTGAAGATTTCAGAAGTGTTTCTGGGCAAGTTCAATATGCTAGTCGTGTTAATTTTTTTGAACAAATAGGTTTTATTTATAACGAAGGTTACATTAGACGTAATCCTTCTGGCCGATTTACCGAAATAAAACGATTTGATGATAAAAACTCATTAGATGTGCATCAAGAAATCATGAAAATTCTAATAAAAGATGCTATTAATACTGAGATGCTTATTGTCTTAGACTATTGCTTATGGGAAGTTATTGACAATACAATTAGACATTCTTTCTCTGATGGTTCTTTAAGTAATGGCAATGGATATATAAGTTGTCAATATTTTGAAAACAAAAAGCAAATTAGAATTATTATAGCAGATAATGGTCAAGGCATTTATAAGGCATTAACGACACACCCAAATAGTAAATATAAACATTTCAATGAGTTCCAATCTGTTGAGCACTGTATCGATAAAGGTGTTACTAATAGTACTGGAATGGGTTTTGGGCTATGGGCTACTTCTACATTAATAAGAGAAAATGGGGGTAAGCTTATAATACATTCAGGTAATCATACGTTAGAAGTAGACAACAATAAAACTATTGTAGCTGGATCAAAATGGCATGGAGCATATACCTATATTCGAGTTAACACCGATATAGCTGTTACTTACGATAAAATCTTTGAAAGTGACAATCAAAGAAATGCTTTTGAAGAGCGATATGAAGAGTTATTAGGTAATCTCAATGAACTTTGGTAA
- a CDS encoding type I restriction system adenine methylase HsdM, with protein MAKTKTAKDEPLKKVLWASANKLRKNIDAAEYKHVVLGLIFLRYISEAFEDLYTKLAEGKGEYEGADPEDKDEYKGENVFFVPTESRWSFLKNNAKKHQIGKFIDTAMDAIEKENSRLKGVLPKVYAKDNLDVTSLGSLVDLISNIAFDKTEKESIDILGEVFEYFLGEFALAEGKKGGQFYTPRSIVELLVEMLEPYKGRVMDPCCGSGGMFVQSENFVKEHQGSVNDISIYGQESNQTTWRLAKMNLAIRGIDSSQVKWNNEGSFLRNELKDVKVDFILANPPFNDDDWSGELLRKDSRWNFGVPPSTNANYAWLQHIVYHLAPKGTAGVLLADTSLSTLYSEEYSIRKSFIENDLVECIVQLPSHLFSNTQIKACIWFLTKNKTNGNNRNRTEEILFMDTSHLGKLIKRNSRVLTRADISKVTATYHKWKKRDKLYKDEFGFCKSAKYELVEANNYNLSPNRYIEPAEQKVDLKISLGNNEFQNIISDCVDKINDSSDNLFDSLKKSNNLKIGFVNSITKASSTLSELSVDLYNALINNYFLERQFENSSGLLNNNDWEDKRFGDLFVERKLRVKDFGFCPKIYSVTNSGIQTREGNFSKELAKSNLNYKVALEGDMVFGLSRQIPNLDVFKHKQGAFSGAYHVFAPLDIRIGLIVGGIMRLKLMEQTDILKGGAREGRGLDKEKLSSKLFLVPSERVLDKLWGAI; from the coding sequence ATGGCAAAGACCAAAACCGCAAAGGATGAGCCTCTAAAAAAAGTTTTATGGGCATCAGCGAACAAACTTAGAAAAAATATTGATGCAGCAGAATATAAACACGTTGTATTGGGATTAATATTCTTACGTTACATTTCAGAGGCTTTTGAAGATTTATATACGAAGTTAGCGGAAGGTAAAGGCGAATATGAAGGTGCAGACCCTGAAGATAAGGATGAGTATAAAGGAGAAAATGTTTTTTTTGTACCGACTGAATCACGATGGAGTTTTCTTAAAAATAATGCGAAAAAGCATCAGATTGGTAAGTTCATTGATACTGCTATGGATGCTATTGAGAAAGAAAATTCAAGGCTTAAAGGGGTTTTGCCTAAAGTTTACGCTAAAGATAATTTAGATGTAACAAGTTTAGGGTCATTGGTAGACTTAATCAGTAATATAGCATTTGATAAGACAGAAAAAGAGAGTATAGATATTTTAGGAGAAGTTTTTGAATATTTTTTGGGTGAGTTTGCACTTGCAGAAGGTAAAAAAGGAGGGCAGTTTTATACACCTCGAAGTATCGTAGAACTACTTGTTGAAATGTTAGAGCCATACAAAGGAAGGGTAATGGACCCCTGTTGTGGTAGTGGTGGTATGTTTGTTCAAAGTGAAAATTTTGTAAAAGAGCATCAAGGTAGTGTGAATGATATTTCAATATATGGGCAAGAAAGCAATCAAACTACCTGGAGGTTAGCTAAAATGAATTTAGCTATACGTGGTATAGATAGTTCACAAGTAAAATGGAATAATGAAGGTTCTTTTTTAAGAAATGAGCTTAAAGATGTAAAGGTAGATTTTATACTAGCAAATCCACCATTCAATGATGATGATTGGAGTGGTGAATTACTTAGAAAAGATAGTAGATGGAATTTTGGTGTACCACCAAGTACAAACGCAAATTACGCATGGCTACAACACATTGTTTATCATTTAGCACCTAAAGGTACTGCTGGTGTTTTATTAGCAGACACATCATTGTCAACACTTTATTCAGAGGAATACTCTATCAGAAAATCTTTTATAGAGAATGATTTAGTTGAATGTATAGTTCAATTACCATCACACTTGTTTTCAAATACTCAAATAAAGGCTTGCATTTGGTTTTTAACCAAAAATAAAACAAATGGCAATAATAGAAATAGAACTGAGGAAATACTTTTCATGGATACTTCTCACTTAGGCAAATTAATTAAACGTAACAGCAGAGTATTAACTCGAGCAGATATCTCTAAGGTTACAGCCACATACCATAAGTGGAAAAAAAGAGATAAATTATATAAGGATGAATTTGGTTTTTGCAAGTCCGCAAAATATGAACTTGTCGAGGCTAATAATTATAATTTATCACCAAATAGATATATAGAACCCGCTGAACAAAAAGTTGATTTGAAAATTTCTTTGGGTAACAATGAATTTCAAAATATAATCTCTGATTGTGTTGATAAAATAAATGATAGCTCTGACAATCTATTTGATTCATTAAAAAAAAGTAACAATTTAAAGATAGGTTTTGTTAATTCAATAACTAAAGCATCCTCAACTTTGTCAGAACTGTCAGTTGACCTCTATAATGCGTTAATTAATAATTACTTTCTCGAAAGACAGTTTGAAAATTCTAGTGGTTTATTGAATAATAACGATTGGGAAGATAAACGATTTGGCGATTTATTTGTAGAGAGAAAACTGAGAGTCAAAGATTTTGGTTTTTGCCCGAAGATATACAGTGTTACAAATAGTGGAATTCAAACACGAGAAGGTAATTTTTCAAAAGAACTGGCTAAAAGTAATTTAAATTACAAAGTAGCATTAGAGGGAGATATGGTTTTTGGCTTAAGTAGACAAATACCCAATTTAGATGTGTTCAAACACAAACAAGGTGCTTTTAGCGGTGCATATCATGTTTTTGCACCTTTAGATATTAGAATTGGGCTAATCGTGGGAGGTATTATGAGGTTGAAATTGATGGAGCAAACTGACATTTTAAAAGGTGGTGCAAGGGAAGGAAGAGGTTTAGATAAGGAAAAGCTTTCATCAAAATTATTTTTAGTTCCCTCTGAGAGAGTTTTGGATAAACTTTGGGGTGCTATTTAA